A segment of the Panicum hallii strain FIL2 chromosome 1, PHallii_v3.1, whole genome shotgun sequence genome:
ACCAAACATCTTGAAGCCTAGGTGGTGTTGCATACCTGCCTATTGACTCGAGCTTTTTGTATTTGGATGCAGCAGGGACCCTTCCATTATTACCTTGCTCTTTGCTTTATCCTTCGAATGGCATAAAGCAGGATCTGACAATAGAATACACAGTCTGTTTGAGAGAGCTCTAGCTGATGATAAGTTGCAGAAATCTGTTCTGTTGTGGCGCTGTTATCTAGCTTATGAGGCAGAGAAAGCCTGCAATGCTTCTGCAGCACGGCGTGTATTCTTCAGAGCTATACATGCTTGTCCGTGGTATGACACTTACATGTAATGTTGTAGTTTGATGTTGGTGTGGTTATATAAGTGTCTTTCCTTACAGTCTGCCTATCATCTTTATCTAGTCAAATTGAAACAAACATATTTTATTGTTATTCAGTTGATTTATAATCTCTCCTGGTGCTTAACCTTGAAAAATGGATCTTATTAGAGGTTTTTGTTTCCTTTTTCAACTGTTGATATCCATTCAAGTGCAAGTGCTCTTTCAATGATGTTCCTCTATGAGAAGAACATGCTGTCACTGTTACTTTATGCACCTAAACAGCTTATGAACTGTTTGGTAGGAATATCTTGGGGCTTTTGCCTTCCTTGCTTCCCATGTGACTTGGAGAAAACCTTTTGACACCAAGTGCATTTAGTTTCATGCATGTTTCAAATTGTTTTGGAATCCTCTAGTATTGACTATTACTTTTATGTTTTGTTTAATTACCTTAAGACTCAAATGATAGTTTTTGTTTTTCATTTTAGTTTATATGGACTATTTCTTTGATTGATACTTACAATTTTCAGGTCTAAAAGGTTATGGCTTGACGGGTTCCTAAAGTTGAGCTCGGTTCTGACACTGAAAGAGTTATCAGATCTCCAGGAAGTGATGCGTGACAAGGAATTAAATATCCGCACTGACATCTATGAGATACTGTTGCAAGATGAAACAGACACATGATTAAATGTTTCCCTGGTTCGTATCAAGAATTCCAGGACTTCTTCACATGACATTGTCGGCAATCATTATCTTCCAAGGTTTCAACAGAGATTGGTCTCACATTGCAGTGTACAAGATGGATGCAGTGTACAATGATCCGCATGCCTTTGGATTGACCACCTTGCCAAATATGACCATGTTTTAGTATTTCTTCCTTCAATATGGACCTTGTTGCTTGTCACTCCGGTTATCTGATGTGACACATTCTTATTGGAAGTACAGAAGGGTCTTCATTGGACCCTAGATAAGATGGATCTAGAACGCTAGCGCAATTCTTGTGAAGAAACCATGGCACAGCCAGCATAAGTTTGGCACTATGGAAGACTTGCAAAACTAAAACAGCAAAAGCGACGGATCTTTTTGTTAACTATTTGTAAAACTACAGCCTCAGGCAAGCATTCATGCTATCTCAAGTGAGCATGTTTTTCTTGCTTCCTTTCCCCCCCTACGATTTAGTTCTCTCTCATGGTTCTTCTGGTGAAGCAGGTTACGGGTCTTGGAGTGTACTTGACTGTTCAAAGAAAGGCTTCTAGTATGTAGCTCCACCTGGCGTATTGTTGAAAGCAAGAAGGGGAGTCGTGCACATACATGGCAATAAATAATTACTATGCTCTATTTTTCTTTAGGTCCTCAAAGTTTAAAAGTTATACTGCAAAGTCAAAAGATTTACAGACTACTATACTTGAGggacaaaaagaaaaagaaaagtggcAACACAAAGTGGACACTAAAGGTGCGTTTGGTttagctgtgagctgtgaaaaagctgctgtcagatgtctgctgtgaaaaagctgctatGAGAtgcctgctgtgaaaaagctgaaagttGTTTGGTTCAAACTGCTATGAGTTGTCGACCGTGAAGAAGTTATATATTGTTTTTATATAAATTGACAGTATATAATATTTCTCTGTGATCaaattttttttcctttaaatctttatatatatatatatatataaatatttggaattaaccttttgtattcttttttatttttatttttctatatataaaaatctttattttcttatatatatatatatacagaaTTGAAAGGGTATATGTGAGGTGTGTAGTTTTCATAAATTTGGAAAAGCTGTAAAAGCAgggtataatctactttcaaatttgtaTTACAGAAAAGCAACTTTTTCAAAGCAGCTGCAGAGAAGCTGAATTCCTTTGGTTCAACTTCTACTTTCTGAAAGCAGAAGTAGGTTCAGAAAGTTGAACCAAAGCCAGTCTAAGTATTCCCAAAGATTATGCCGGTTGGATCAACTCCACTGCCTTAGTGAGTAATGTTGTTAGTTGTGTTTTGACTGTTTGTGCGTACTGCATTGGCTCTTCATTTCATGACGGTTGATGCTCGACTTCTGACCACATGTCTCGAGGCATCGCTGTTCATGTGTGCTTGGTGGATGAAGTGATGCTTCATATACAGTGCTCAGTGATACGGGATATGTTGCTGGATCATTATGCGCGTGTGCCAGGCTAATTTACCACCTGATAGAGGCCAGTCTGCATCTGGTTAATCTGTCTCTTATCCTGGTTTGCCTCATGCCCTTTTAGTAATGCGATGATCACCCAGGACGCTGTATCATGATTTATGGACATTCATTTCGTTCAAATTTGATTGCCTGACACGTTGGGTTGTTGACTGCATGGAGTCATGGAGACACAAGTTCGGGGGCGAAGGCATGCTCATGCATGACTCCACGGTACTGCGGTGCAAACTGTCGAAGTTCAAGTTTGCCACCCATCGGTTTATTAAGCTTCAGCTTTGTACAGTTACAGTTGAGTTTTAGCTTGTCAAAGTAGACATAGCAGAGGCCTGAATTGAAACCCGAGGTTGTATTTACAACAGTAGCTACCCCTCTAACATGACTATACTGAACAGCAGACATGATGACAACTCGCTTCAGTTTCCTAAAACGAAATGAAATGGTTGATCCCAATTCCCATCCATCAGCCTCTTGTTCTGATGATGGTTATTGTGCCCTTTCCTCCCGTTCTGATCTTGGTCAGGCTAACGACTGCCTTGCCGGAGAGGCCTATGCCGTGAGCCGTCACGGCGGGGCCGAACGCGAAGGCGCCAACAGGGTGCCGAACAGGTCTGGCCGGTCTCTTCAGGATCCGCTGGTTGACGTCGCTTAGCGTCGTCATGCGGCCATCGTCTAACCCCAGCGGCTTGACGACTGCAAAAGGGTACAGCACTCCGACgcctctcttctcctcccctGAAAGGTATTAAAATAAAAACTTCTCAATACCCTCAAAGCAAATAGTCACAGAACTCCATAGTTGACCAATGGTTCTGTTTGGCTTTCAGGAACTGTAAGCTGAAGTGAATGCCAAACTGTAAAATCTACTGCAGATTAGCTGAAAGCCTGCCCATAAGCAACTAGTTTGGCCGGATGCCAATACGTTCAAAAAATCGCAATCTTTGCTGCGGCTGCAACTGCTGCTCTGTAGCCTGTACTCGGCGCACCAGTGCCTGTCAGTGTCTCAGCAGCGCACACATGCGCGGGCGAAGTAAATGGCTGCCCACCGGTCAGCTACCCAACCCAACCCACCTGCCAGCAGCGAGGGACAAGCAGAGGCGGGCGCCGTCGTggcggccgcgcccgcgcccgcacgGGAGGGCTCGCAGCAGCCGACGCCGGGCAGCGGCCGCGAGCGATCGTCGCGACGCGCTGCCGCGCGGTGGGGCGCCCCCGTCCCCGCCCCTGCAGTCGCGTTTTGCAGCCGCGGCTGCAGGGGAGCAACGCCCCGCACGGTGGCGGGGAagcgaggacgaggaggaggggggactaccgcggccgcctcctctcctccgcgccgcgccgctggcGCTGGCGCTGGCAGCACCTGCGTGCTCGGGGCCCTCTGCTCCTCCTCCCTGCCCGACGCACCTGCCCCGTCGTCCCCTGCACGTCCGAGCTTTAAACTGGAGTGAGTTATCATGCTCAACTATTTCTAACATGGGACTATGGCCTAATAACAAACACCTTCGCTACGCGGCATTAAATCTCTCTCTGAGAGTCGACCAGCTTCAGTCTTTCAGAACTGGCGAGAGCAAGTACTAGTAACCACTATTTTGTCCATAGCTGTTGTTGCCTACTCGCGCTGTCTGCTTCCTCTGCTGTCCACTGACAGCATCGGAGTAACAAACGACTGCTCATTAACTACAGTGTTTAATTATAAGCAGGGGTGATGTGGCGATGTGCACGTATTGAAAAGGGCGTGTTGAATCACCTGAGACAAAACTGCAGCATATCTCCGCCTCCGGGATCGTGGTATTCAAATCCTGCCGGAGATCTccgtcgccgcctcctccctcggCGCTAGAATCCCAGAAGCTCTGCAGGCCGAGAACAACCGGACAAGCGACAACGCTACAAGTTAGAAAAGAGGAACATGACAAGGGCGCCACTGCGACGAGACATGGCTGCGCCAACTCTTTTGTACGTATGTTTATCGCTCGGCACGACGGCGAAGCTACAGCCTTTCCGCTTCGTTTGGTGAATCGATATCGACACTGTGACTAGAGTACTAGAAGATGGTCATGGACTTGCATTGCATTTGCATTGAGGCTAGTATTGGGAACAAAACAGCCTACACTCAATGCTTCTCTATGAGTTGCCAATGTTTCATCCATTGAGATTTGAGTGCTCAAGTAATCACTAACTCTTCCATTGTCTATATGAATCATCATCAACACCTCTTATGAGGAGTACTAAACCGTACTCTCTACATCGATCCATGGCGCTAGTATCCTGTTACGAGCAGCGTACCTCAAGAAGGCACTGCAGGTCCTCGCCGACGGTTGCTGGACGTCGAGGCGGAGGCGTCGCCTCCATCCTCTGCCGCTTGTTGCAGCGGCCGCTCCAGTGGGCGACGGCGTCCTGCAGGTAGCCACTGGACGCCTCCGACGAGGCCGGCGACTCCACACCTGCTGCAGGCAGCACAGCGCCGGAAGCCGGCCACTTCAGCTCACACTGCTTCTAGCTCTGTCTCTACTACTATGCCCTAGCTAGTAGCGAGCATGCATGCGGGTCTTACGCGTCGCCGGGAAGAAGACGGCCTCCTGGACGGCGGTGCCTCCAGCTCCAGCAACTCCTCCAGGGGTGTCCAGCTCGTCCCAATCCCAGTCCCAATCAAGGAGCTGAGGGAACACGCAACAGTCGTAGGAGTAGCTGTCTAGGGCCATGGCGTGCTGCTGGCAGTGAAGCTCTGGACTGAGCCGGGGCCGAGTGAGATGGCTTGTCATGGATGGGTTGGGTGTGGTGTGCTGGGAGTGCGTGTCCTCTAGCCCTCTTAAATAGCAGGCCCTTTTGGCGGAGCACCAAAAGCTGTGTCGAATTGGGTTGATGGAAATGGACCAAGGTCTTGCTCAAACATTTTCCATTTTTCACAGGAGAGGATCAGAGGACTAGAGGAGAGGAGCAAGCAGTGCACCAACTGCCAGTCAATGGAAAAAGAAGTagtaaaaaattaaaaaaaaaggaatAGCAACAAAAGCAAAGGGAAAAGTTGTGGTTGCCGGGACTTGTCACTGCTTGGGGCCTTTTCTCGTGATTCGTTATGTTTGAGTTTGATTGCTCTAGTTCCTTTCCATCATCCTCGGAGAATGTTGCAGTAACATGCATCAAATGCAGAGAGACTTCGAATATACTAGATTTACCATATATATATAAACCCAATCAAAGGATATGTCTCCATTTTCTGCTCCTAGATGACAGTATATAAATACTGtaaaaattaatcatgagtagCTGGCGCACATAAACAATGTGTTTCACATGGGGTCATACCGTGGGGCACGGTGGTAAAATGTTTTTGTCTAGCTTAAGAGAGATCCTAGCTTAATAGTTTGTGTTCTCACCTACCAGTTTTCATGAAGTATTTTCAGTGCAACGTGAACCATGAGGACGTGGTAAAAAAAAATTGGGAACGGGTAAAAGGAAAGTTGCTACGAAGTACTTGCTAGTGGAGTACTAGTAGCTTCCTGTTGATGTTTTGTTGGTATCCTTGTGCCGCAGCAGACGGGGACAGCACCAGTGGGGCAGTAGCTTTAGCATCCTTTCATGAAAATCTTCGGACGAGGCCCAAAATATTTCTCGTCCCctgtttctctctcttttatCACTGCAGGTGCAGGATAATAAGCTTGCCCGGTGGCCCCTTAGCCGTATTGCTGCCACCTTTGTAGAACAGCGGTGCTTATTATGGCTCCATGTActtggttttttttttttgatattGGGCTCCATGTACTTGTTACACCAACTCTGATCTATCGTAGCTCAAGtgtggggcttgccttcacaaATCACCAATCATAATGGCAAAAGGACGATGAGCACAGAAATGGCAGCGTTGGGGAGATTGCTCGGATCATAGAGACAGTGGTACCAAGAACCGAACCATCATTGCTTTGAAAATCTAAGGATGACTGACTCTATATATGAGGTTAATTTGAAATTTTGTTGATACAAGAACATGGATCCCAAAGAACTAGTTTTCTGAATCTGAACTTCTCTGTCGAAAGCACCCTGTACCAAAACTACCATCGATTGTCTGCCATGTCAATACAATAAGAGAAGAAGAACTATCCTAAATTTTGTAAATCCCGAAAAACTAAAGTCCTCATCATACAAACATCTCCCGATGTGTATCTTGCATCGAGAGATACATATGCAGATTGATCGATAAAGCACACACGGTCTAAAAGCGAGATCAAACTGACCTGGAACAGAAATGAGCTCCCTAAAGGGGGTCAAGAAAGGCAGCCAACTAGCACTTAAAACTGACGTGTATCTGTAACCTGATACGACTCTTTTTTGCGTAAACCCAAGAGTTTAGAGACAAGTTTATGCTGGGCTTGGGCGTGACCTCTTATCTTTTTCAGTGGAGTGCTAGTACTTCTTCTCGTCTTTACTTGCCCGTTCTTTTCCGTGAACGGTCAATGCAAAAGCAAGATAAAAATTCCAACTCCTTGCATTGGGAGCTGCTTCCACGCACTATCATGCGTGGTGACAGTGCAGTAACTGTTGCTGTTTGCGGTCGCAGCGCCATAGGTATACTTTTGTGCATACTGCAAGCATGACACACCTGCTCTATCTCTAGCCTTCTGCGACGCTGACCATTCCATCTTGTTTTGTTTCTTAATTTTTTACCTGTCCTTCAGTCCTTCTGTGACACTGGCCATTGGGTTGGGGACTTGTTTTACTGTGGCCTTCACCTGCTCTTGGAATGATTGGTTGACACACCTTGCGTTTCAAGGCCCGTCCTATTGCGATAGTGTAGCGTCCTATCCTATGCCAAGAAGGGATGGCGGTAGCGCGGCTAGGAAAGGCGTTCTTGCGCCCTGTGTCGATGCTGATGATTCATGTACTTATGTTCCAAGTGGATTTGTCCCCAAGTGCAAGCGTGGTGGTTAGTGCGTCATTTGGTTTGCCAATTAAATAAAAGAATAGCTCTATGTAGATGCACCTTTTGTGATGTGATGTTGGAGAGCCAACAATTGATCTATATATATAGGAGCCATGGTTGCACATCGCGAGGCGAGGCCAGTGGTCTGCTACTCTGCTGTGAAGGATAAGAAACGTGAACAAGAACAGGAGAGGAACGGAGATGGCGCAGGGCGCCAGTATAGAGCAGATCAGTTTTACTGCTTCCCTTTGCCGATAATGCAATCGATGTTAGAAATCGGGTAGTAGCTAGTAGCATGGAATTATTGGCGACTTTCACCTTCCAAGCGCTTTTTGCCAAGAGCAGTAGAACGCGCGACTTTCCGAGCGCGCAGCGCAAGCCCGCAGGCCTCGCCAGCGGCAAACCATGTGCGTGACCGAAAGAACTGTGCGCCTAGCGACCTAATCCGCCGTATTGCCACTACTGCTGCATTAAGTAATCAGGCACCGGTGCTATGCTATCATCAGGCTGCAGTACTGTTTGTTGTACAGTGACGAGGTTTAAAAAATAGCCATTTCCTTTCTACTAATAGCCAGTAATAAGGTACTATATATGTCTTCCCATGATCTGAAGAGATGAACGTATTGCATTGGCGTgtgtatatatacacacacacacgtaTCTGCTGCAAACGTTTTGTAGCGGGTATGACGGTGATCTGATGACTTATTGATAAAGATCTATAGGGTGTTTGGATCAAGTACTAATATGCAAAtaaaagtgctaaactttagcactagcTAATCCAAACAGAAGTGCTAATAAGATAAACTAAATTTTAGCCAAGACTTTAAAACTTTAGCATAGAGGTATACGTGTTAATAGGTGTGTTAAAGTTTAGTACTCAACTTTAGCTTGTCCAAACAGTCGTTTACATTCGGAAGGAACCTGAAATTCCATATTAAAACATCTGATGATCGAGGATCACAAGCTACAACTACAACTGTATGGCAAGAACCAGTGTAGTCCAGCAGCAAGTAAGCTCTGCGTGCAAACAAAATTTCGAACTGGCCGACGGTTAGTTATTGCCTAAGCCTAGCTACTGCTCAAAGTCAACTATTGTGGGAGCGAGACTACAGCGAGGGCGACCCACAGCATTTCATCCGATCCAGCCCTCAGGCAAGCCTGCGTGAAGCTCTCTGCCACTGTTGTTCACCGTTGACGCCCCTGACGACTATCCGAGGTCCTCCTCGGCGCCCCCACAGTCCCACTGGAGGACCATtacgccgctgccgcgtcctttTACAGCACAAGCGTACCATCTCTGGTTTCCTTTCCGGTGCGCATCATAatggctcgccgtcgccgcgcaACATTCTGCGCCAGCGCCAGGGCCACGGAGCCACCAGCTCCGAGCTCGGCCTCGCAGCATCCGTGCACGCACGCATTGAAGCCAAAGGCGCAGGCGGCGGTGTAGCGCTCACGAAATGGTACATGGACCGGCACCGGGGTCGCTGGCCATCGACAGCGCGTAGGGCGGGTTACGGTGTACGCAGTGCAGAGAGGTAAAGCTTGCTGAATTCATTGAGCTGCACACTGCATGCGGCTTTCCCTGAAAAAGCGGTGAAAATTTGTGGTACACTGTTACTATATCTATGGTAGGATTCGTCGTCTCACTGTCGGCGGCAGCCAGCCGTGGTGAAAACTGAGCGTCTGATTCTGAATTCTGAGCCCGTGGCCTGCAAACGTCTCTGCAGACGACAGTTGCGGTGGCTTGGCTGCCTTGGTTTCAGCTATTCGATCGGAGAAGGAGAACGCCGGCGTGTAGCACTGTTGATGCAACGGTTCAAGCTTGTACTGGTTGTTGAAATGTTGATGGCGTAGCGTCGTCCGAAATGATTCGGCGAAGGATCTACGCTGAGCTTTTTGGGCCCGGCGCTTTTGCTCATGCCGTTCAAATCGACAGGCAAGGGGTCTTTCGGTAAAGAGTGGGGAGCGGATGGTTGTATGATCCCTAGGAATTGTTCTGTTGGGTAAAGAT
Coding sequences within it:
- the LOC112886731 gene encoding uncharacterized protein LOC112886731 produces the protein MTSHLTRPRLSPELHCQQHAMALDSYSYDCCVFPQLLDWDWDWDELDTPGGVAGAGGTAVQEAVFFPATPGVESPASSEASSGYLQDAVAHWSGRCNKRQRMEATPPPRRPATVGEDLQCLLESFWDSSAEGGGGDGDLRQDLNTTIPEAEICCSFVSGDDGAGASGREEEQRAPSTQVLPAPAPAARRGGEEAAAVVPPPPRPRFPATVRGVAPLQPRLQNATAGAGTGAPHRAAARRDDRSRPLPGVGCCEPSRAGAGAAATTAPASACPSLLAGEEKRGVGVLYPFAVVKPLGLDDGRMTTLSDVNQRILKRPARPVRHPVGAFAFGPAVTAHGIGLSGKAVVSLTKIRTGGKGTITIIRTRG